The Sinorhizobium fredii genome contains the following window.
TATAATTCCGAATTCCGCATTCGTCTGCCCGGCGGCGACATCCGATACATCCGCGCCAGCGGCTCGGTTCACATCGGCGCCGGCGGCAGCCGCAAGATCATCGGCGTCAACTGGGACGTGACGGCCGACATCGAAACGCGGGCAAGACTCTCGGAAGCCAAGCGCCTCGCCGAGGCGCATAGCGCCGAACTGGAGGCGGCGCGGCACCGGATGGAATTCAACGCGCTGCACGACCCGCTGACAGGACTCCCGAACCGACGCTTCCTCGACCAGATCCTTGGCGACCGGACGCGGCACTTCGACGCCAAGGACAGGATCAGCATCTTCCATATCGATCTCGACCGTTTCAAGCAGATCAACGACACCATGGGCCATGCTGCGGGCGACGAGATTCTCAGGCACGCCGCCGGACTGCTGCGCTCGAGCGCGCAGGAGAACGACTTCGTCGCGCGGATCGGTGGCGACGAGTTCGTCATCATTCGTGCCGGCGGCAACGCCGAGGAAGATGCGGCGCTCGCCTCGGGCATCATCGAGGCGATGAGCACGCCAGTTCGCTACAAGGACCAGGAATGCCGCATCGGCGTCAGCATCGGCATCGCCGCCCAGGCCGCCGCGACCGACGAGCTCGCCCACATCCTCGTCAATGCCGACATCGCCCTCTACGAGGCGAAGAGGCGCGGCCGCAACCGGCACGAAACCTTCACCGGCGCGCTCAAGACCGCCGTGTTCCAGACGAAGCAGACGGCCGATGAGATCCTTCGCGGTCTTGCGCAGAACGAATTCGTCGCCCATTTCCAGCCGCAATTTTGCCCGGCGACGCTGGAGGTCATCGGCGTCGAAGCGCTGGCGCGATGGGATCATCCGACCAAGGGGCTGATCGGGCCGCATGACTTCCTGAAGACAGCCGAGGACATCAACGTGGTCGCAGCCATCGACCAGGCGATCCTCGAACAGGCGCTGTTCCAGATCTGCCGCTGGGAGGCAAACGGCATCCGCATCCCCAAGGTGTCGGTCAATCTTTCCTATTCGCGCCTGCGCGACGAGGGGCTGATCGAGCGGCTGGAGCAGATGCGGATACCCGAGGGCCGGCTTTCCTTCGAACTGCTCGAATCGATCTCTTTCGACGAGAACGACACGACGCTGCTGTCGAACATCAGACGCATCAAAGAACTCGGCATCGACATAGAGATCGACGATTTCGGCACCGGCTACGCCTCCATCCTCAGCCTGTTGAAGCTGACGCCGCGCCGCCTGAAGATCGACCGGCAACTGGTGCTGCCCATTCTCGTGTCACCCCAGGAGCGCCGGCTGGTCGAATCGATCATCGATATCGGCACCTCGCTCGGCATAGAAGTGATTGCCGAGGGCGTCGAGACGCTCGAACACGCCGCCATCCTCAAACAACTCGGCTGCCACGGGCTGCAGGGCTATGCCTTCGCCCGGCCGATGAGCGCCAACGATCTCGCGGCCTTCGTCTTCGAGCGGAAGTGGCGCGCCGCCTAGGGCTCCCTCGGAAACGCGGCGCTCTGCTCCGGGGCATTTGTCTCGCCGGACGGCCGTGTTTTTCTCTGCCGGAAGGCTTGGCAGTA
Protein-coding sequences here:
- a CDS encoding bifunctional diguanylate cyclase/phosphodiesterase, giving the protein MAKINGQYFRKYRLSRILTLNYVPALIATFVVLIAGILADNQNQVVFEARLRSEVADELNPIRSRLESSVNGNIQLVRGLIGTIATEPDMHQQRFSELAQSIFSERSQLRNLAAAPNLIVSMVYPLAGNEKAIGLNYRNNDKQRKSVMRVVASGKMVLAGPVDLVQGGRGLIGRFPVTANAGGGKRFWGLVSAVIDIDQLYRDSGLVSSALGIDIAIAGRDGQGRDGAIFFGDPAIFGKAPVEVDVTLPGGSWRMAAIPKGGWPPTPDNALQVRLLIMLGGLMIVVPMIITGYLTTERQRNIRALRQSKDQLLELSHRLKIALDTSKIGIWELDIDTGKLLWDNRMKELYGVGPSIRETFDDWKEALHPDDLPRAKAEYAKTVASGGAYNSEFRIRLPGGDIRYIRASGSVHIGAGGSRKIIGVNWDVTADIETRARLSEAKRLAEAHSAELEAARHRMEFNALHDPLTGLPNRRFLDQILGDRTRHFDAKDRISIFHIDLDRFKQINDTMGHAAGDEILRHAAGLLRSSAQENDFVARIGGDEFVIIRAGGNAEEDAALASGIIEAMSTPVRYKDQECRIGVSIGIAAQAAATDELAHILVNADIALYEAKRRGRNRHETFTGALKTAVFQTKQTADEILRGLAQNEFVAHFQPQFCPATLEVIGVEALARWDHPTKGLIGPHDFLKTAEDINVVAAIDQAILEQALFQICRWEANGIRIPKVSVNLSYSRLRDEGLIERLEQMRIPEGRLSFELLESISFDENDTTLLSNIRRIKELGIDIEIDDFGTGYASILSLLKLTPRRLKIDRQLVLPILVSPQERRLVESIIDIGTSLGIEVIAEGVETLEHAAILKQLGCHGLQGYAFARPMSANDLAAFVFERKWRAA